In Planktothrix sp. FACHB-1365, the sequence AAATCATCATTCATATCTCTAATTTGGGGATAGGGGGTGCTGCGTCTGTAGGGCGCACGCACCCGACCCTAAAACTCTAATTATCGCAATTTCGCCGGAGTCCTATAGGGGCCTGTTTTCAACGCTGTCGCCAAGGCATTATTATTTTGTCTGAGGGCTTCATAAAAGAAAAATATCTCTCCCTGTACCCCTTTAAATCGATTGTAATCAATTGCTTTTAATAAGTCATCGGTCGTAATACAATAGGAACCAATTTTTGCTAAAATTCCTGGAGAAAGTTTAGGTAATTGCCAATCTCTAAACTGAACATCCACCAATTGATCCACTAACCCTTTATAACTCCAAAAATTGCGCCGATATAATTGAGGATGAATCCAATCGACTAAATCTTGATCAATCCAGGCAATATAATCTTGTAAATATTCATCTAAACCCCATTTATAAATACTCGGAGCCATTGAAATTAATAAATGGGGTTTAATCGCTTTCACGTCTCGACGTAAACGCACTAAAAAATTGGTCAAAATATTGGCTCGCCATTGTACCCATTGGGGATCTTTATGATAGGTTGGAGGTTGACGGCCAAATTCTGCCCGATAACGAGCCACCGTTTTTGGATCATAGCCTCCTTCCGAAGGCATGGCGGGCATCCGGTCATCTCCTTGAATGCCATCAATATCATATTTTCTAACAACTTCTAAAACCAAACTGAGAACAAAATCCTGCACGTCTGGGTCAAAAGCATTCATCCACTCAAAGCCATTTTTAACAACTAATCCTCCTGTAGAATTAATACCTGACCAACTCGGTTTTTGAGCGAGAATTCTACCGCCATTTTGTTGATAAGAACTAGCAAATCCAAATTCAAACCAAGGAATGACTTTTAACCCCACTCGATGAGCTTCCTCAATCACCTCTTGCAGGGGGTCACGTCCCTTAACATAAAAATCGATTTCCACACCAAAGGCTTGAGCCATGACTTGACTGCGATACAACGTCACGCCTTTATTCCAAACCACCGGAAATACAACATTAAAGCCCGTTTCCGCCAAGAACTCCATCGCTTCTGCAATGGTCTGTCGAGAAAACATGACTCGACTATCGGTATTCGTTAACCAGACACCACGAACTTCCATAGAATCTCCTACATAATCGCACTTTATCTTAATAGTCAGGTTTTTCGGGATACTGATTGAGTAATCAGCACTTTTAACCTGCCTCAGAGCTAACGGAATTGAAAAAACCTA encodes:
- a CDS encoding glycoside hydrolase family 10 protein, whose protein sequence is MEVRGVWLTNTDSRVMFSRQTIAEAMEFLAETGFNVVFPVVWNKGVTLYRSQVMAQAFGVEIDFYVKGRDPLQEVIEEAHRVGLKVIPWFEFGFASSYQQNGGRILAQKPSWSGINSTGGLVVKNGFEWMNAFDPDVQDFVLSLVLEVVRKYDIDGIQGDDRMPAMPSEGGYDPKTVARYRAEFGRQPPTYHKDPQWVQWRANILTNFLVRLRRDVKAIKPHLLISMAPSIYKWGLDEYLQDYIAWIDQDLVDWIHPQLYRRNFWSYKGLVDQLVDVQFRDWQLPKLSPGILAKIGSYCITTDDLLKAIDYNRFKGVQGEIFFFYEALRQNNNALATALKTGPYRTPAKLR